One region of Acidimicrobiales bacterium genomic DNA includes:
- a CDS encoding SpoIIE family protein phosphatase yields the protein MQRYEGFVRWSDSAGRDEFDPSRSGAVLTQWLEALYESHVLFSGLLDRGGHLVEANRLAIEGCGFVRSETLGQPYWDCGWWRPDPALSATVEGWCREAVRTGRSLRAVCRYFRGDGTTGMVEFNLDPIFDRHTPGSPVTHLVTTGLDISELLATQAEREDRLQAETAASRRTERRLRGALDAMLDNVAITRVVRDDSGAIVDFEVEYANHRAAAAAGRPAEELVGARLHELHAAWRDPDILERVVEVVATGEPFVAERLPYADPTAGGEGGGEGGGEGGARAGGEPGSGFWDVQVARLDEGFIAAYRDVTAIVRTEEAARLARAVADRERTATEVLQGAALPAHLPTLPGVDIGVHYRPASVEIPIGGDWYDVVMPGGDRVVLVIADVAGHGPEAAGYMLQLRNVIRAIAVEETDPAELLRRANDVAVALAEPEGPFATCCVATVDRDRARLRWAVAGHIPPVVRHKGRRAAWLRSRAGCPLGVERGATFTTSEESLAVGDRIVLFTDGLVETKTASIDEGMRRLLGSVDASEAMPAGPAAEWLAANVSSGDDDVALITLDVT from the coding sequence ATGCAGCGGTACGAAGGCTTCGTGCGGTGGTCGGACTCAGCCGGGCGCGACGAGTTCGACCCCAGCCGCTCCGGGGCCGTCCTCACCCAGTGGCTCGAGGCTCTCTACGAGTCACACGTCCTGTTCTCCGGCCTGCTCGACCGCGGCGGCCACCTGGTGGAGGCCAACCGCCTCGCCATCGAGGGGTGTGGATTCGTCCGCAGCGAGACCCTCGGCCAGCCGTACTGGGACTGCGGGTGGTGGAGGCCCGACCCGGCGCTGTCCGCCACCGTGGAGGGTTGGTGCAGGGAGGCGGTGCGTACGGGCCGGTCGCTGCGGGCCGTGTGCCGCTACTTCCGGGGCGACGGCACCACCGGCATGGTCGAGTTCAACCTGGACCCCATCTTCGACCGCCACACGCCCGGTTCCCCCGTCACCCACCTGGTGACGACCGGCCTCGACATCTCCGAGCTGCTGGCCACCCAGGCCGAGCGGGAGGACCGGCTCCAGGCCGAGACGGCGGCCAGCCGGAGGACCGAGCGGCGCCTGCGGGGCGCCCTCGACGCCATGCTCGACAACGTCGCCATCACCCGGGTCGTCCGCGACGACTCCGGGGCCATCGTCGATTTCGAGGTGGAGTACGCGAACCACCGTGCCGCGGCGGCCGCCGGCCGGCCGGCCGAGGAGCTGGTCGGGGCGCGCCTGCACGAGCTCCACGCCGCCTGGCGCGACCCCGACATCCTGGAACGTGTGGTGGAGGTGGTCGCCACGGGCGAGCCGTTCGTCGCCGAGCGGCTGCCGTACGCCGATCCGACCGCCGGCGGCGAGGGCGGTGGCGAGGGCGGTGGCGAGGGCGGAGCGCGGGCTGGCGGCGAGCCCGGGTCGGGGTTCTGGGACGTGCAGGTCGCCCGCCTCGACGAAGGCTTCATCGCCGCCTACCGCGACGTCACCGCCATCGTGCGGACGGAGGAGGCCGCCCGCCTGGCCAGGGCCGTCGCCGACCGCGAGCGGACGGCCACCGAGGTGCTCCAGGGTGCCGCCCTGCCCGCCCACCTCCCGACGTTGCCGGGCGTCGACATCGGCGTGCACTACCGGCCGGCGAGCGTCGAGATCCCCATCGGAGGCGACTGGTACGACGTGGTGATGCCGGGCGGCGACCGGGTCGTGCTCGTGATCGCCGACGTCGCCGGCCACGGGCCCGAGGCCGCCGGCTACATGCTGCAGCTGCGCAACGTCATTCGCGCCATCGCCGTCGAGGAGACCGACCCGGCTGAGCTGCTGCGGCGCGCCAACGATGTCGCCGTGGCACTGGCCGAGCCGGAGGGGCCGTTCGCCACCTGCTGCGTCGCCACCGTCGACCGCGACCGGGCACGCCTGCGGTGGGCGGTCGCCGGGCACATCCCCCCGGTGGTCCGGCACAAGGGGCGTCGGGCCGCCTGGCTGCGGTCGCGGGCCGGGTGCCCGCTGGGCGTCGAGCGGGGAGCCACCTTCACCACCAGCGAGGAGAGCCTGGCGGTGGGAGACCGGATCGTCCTGTTCACCGACGGGCTGGTCGAGACGAAGACGGCGTCGATCGACGAGGGCATGCGCCGCCTCCTGGGGAGCGTCGACGCGTCGGAGGCCATGCCCGCCGGGCCGGCAGCCGAGTGGCTGGCGGCGAACGTCAGCTCGGGCGACGACGACGTCGCCCTCATCACCCTCGACGTCACCTGA
- the katG gene encoding catalase/peroxidase HPI, with protein MPDPKEATKDETESISESENPAIPAPEPKPHRPRSNRDWWPNQIDLQVLHQHSPRSNPMGEDFDYAAEFATLDLDALKQDIFEVMTTSQDWWPADYGHYGGLFIRMTWHAAGTYRIADGRGGGGDGSQRFAPLNSWPDNANLDKARRLLWPVKQKYGRKISWADLLVFAGNCALESMGFKPFGFGFGREDIWEPEEIFWGPEDTWLGDERYSGERELGGPFGAVQMGLIYVNPEGPNGNPDPLASARDIRETFRRMAMNDEETVALIAGGHTFGKCHGAVDPQYIGPEPEACPVEHQGLGWKNTFGTGKGPDTLTSGLEGAWTNEPTKWDNGYFDNLFDWDWELTTSPAGAKQWTPKNPEAQGTVPDAHEPSKRHAPMMLTTDLALKLDPIYGPISKRFHENPDQFAEAFAKAWYKLLHRDMGPVRRYLGPWVPEPQLWQDPVPEVDHELVGDEDVAALKDRLLASGLSISQLVSTAWASAATFRGTDMRGGANGARIRLAPQRDWEVNQPGELAKVLQTLEEIQQDFNSTQSGGKRISLADLIVLGGCAAVEQAAEDAGHQVTVPFAPGRTDASQDRTDVEAFAVLEPTFDGFRNYLRAGEKQPPEQLLLERANLLTLTAPEMTVLVGGMRVLNANTGRSPHGVFTDRPETLTNDFFVNLLDAGTEWKASESTENVYDGRDRATGEVTRTATAVDLVFGSHSQLRGISEVYGSDDAKEKFVRDFVAAWDKVMTLDRFDRD; from the coding sequence GTGCCTGACCCGAAGGAAGCGACCAAGGACGAGACCGAGAGCATCAGCGAGAGCGAGAACCCGGCGATCCCGGCTCCCGAGCCCAAGCCGCACCGGCCGAGGTCGAACCGGGACTGGTGGCCGAACCAGATCGACCTCCAGGTCCTCCATCAGCACTCGCCCCGCTCGAACCCGATGGGCGAGGACTTCGACTACGCCGCCGAGTTCGCGACCCTCGACCTCGACGCGCTGAAGCAGGACATCTTCGAGGTGATGACGACGTCGCAGGACTGGTGGCCGGCGGACTACGGCCACTACGGGGGCCTGTTCATCCGCATGACGTGGCATGCCGCCGGCACCTACCGCATCGCCGACGGCCGGGGCGGTGGCGGCGACGGCTCCCAGCGCTTCGCCCCGCTCAACAGCTGGCCCGACAACGCCAACCTCGACAAGGCGCGCCGCCTGCTGTGGCCGGTCAAGCAGAAGTACGGGCGGAAGATCTCCTGGGCCGACCTGCTGGTCTTCGCCGGCAACTGCGCCCTCGAGTCGATGGGCTTCAAGCCGTTCGGCTTCGGCTTCGGGCGGGAGGACATCTGGGAGCCCGAGGAGATCTTCTGGGGGCCCGAGGACACCTGGCTGGGCGACGAGCGCTACAGCGGCGAACGGGAGCTCGGCGGTCCGTTCGGGGCCGTGCAGATGGGCCTCATCTACGTGAACCCGGAGGGGCCGAACGGCAACCCCGACCCGCTGGCCTCGGCCCGTGACATCCGGGAGACGTTCCGCCGCATGGCGATGAACGACGAGGAGACGGTCGCGCTGATCGCCGGCGGGCACACCTTTGGCAAGTGCCACGGCGCCGTCGACCCCCAGTACATCGGTCCCGAGCCCGAGGCGTGCCCGGTCGAGCACCAGGGCCTGGGCTGGAAGAACACCTTCGGCACCGGCAAGGGCCCCGACACGCTCACCAGCGGCCTGGAGGGAGCGTGGACCAACGAGCCGACGAAGTGGGACAACGGGTACTTCGACAACCTGTTCGACTGGGACTGGGAGCTCACCACCAGCCCGGCCGGGGCCAAGCAGTGGACGCCGAAGAACCCCGAGGCGCAGGGGACCGTGCCGGACGCCCACGAGCCGTCGAAGCGCCACGCCCCGATGATGCTGACGACCGACCTGGCGCTGAAGCTGGACCCGATCTACGGGCCCATCTCGAAGCGGTTCCACGAGAACCCCGACCAGTTCGCGGAGGCCTTCGCCAAGGCCTGGTACAAGCTGCTCCACCGCGACATGGGGCCCGTCCGGCGCTACCTCGGACCGTGGGTCCCCGAGCCCCAGCTGTGGCAGGACCCCGTGCCCGAGGTGGACCACGAGCTGGTGGGTGACGAGGACGTCGCCGCCCTGAAGGACAGGCTCCTCGCCTCCGGCCTGTCGATCTCCCAGCTGGTCTCCACCGCCTGGGCATCGGCGGCCACCTTCCGCGGCACCGACATGCGGGGCGGGGCCAACGGGGCCCGCATCCGCCTGGCGCCGCAGCGGGACTGGGAGGTCAACCAGCCGGGCGAGCTGGCCAAGGTGCTCCAGACCCTCGAGGAGATCCAGCAGGACTTCAACAGCACGCAGTCGGGTGGGAAGAGGATCTCCCTGGCCGACCTGATCGTGCTGGGCGGGTGCGCGGCCGTCGAGCAGGCGGCCGAGGACGCCGGCCACCAGGTCACCGTGCCGTTCGCGCCGGGTCGCACCGACGCCTCGCAGGACCGGACCGACGTCGAGGCCTTCGCCGTGCTCGAGCCCACCTTCGACGGGTTCCGGAACTACCTCCGGGCCGGCGAGAAGCAGCCGCCCGAGCAGCTGCTGCTGGAGCGGGCGAACCTGCTGACGCTGACCGCACCGGAGATGACGGTCCTCGTCGGCGGCATGCGCGTGCTGAACGCCAACACCGGTCGTTCCCCGCACGGCGTCTTCACCGACCGGCCCGAGACGTTGACCAACGACTTCTTCGTGAACCTGCTCGACGCCGGCACGGAGTGGAAGGCGTCCGAGTCGACGGAGAACGTCTACGACGGGCGGGACCGGGCCACCGGCGAGGTCACGCGGACGGCCACCGCCGTCGACCTCGTGTTCGGCTCCCACTCGCAGCTCCGGGGCATCTCGGAGGTCTACGGGTCCGACGACGCCAAGGAGAAGTTCGTGCGCGACTTCGTGGCGGCGTGGGACAAGGTCATGACCCTCGACCGCTTCGACCGGGACTGA
- a CDS encoding Fur family transcriptional regulator → MPGEDVIDHAALLRRHGVQVTAQRLAVLRAASSGPHSTTDDIYRAVRAEIGAISRQAVYDALATLTDKGLLRRIQPAGSPTRYEDRVGDNHHHLICRACNRMVDVDCAVGDTPCLTAADGSGYDIDEAEVIYWGRCPECAGASPGTSHSNEREESDRRA, encoded by the coding sequence GTGCCAGGCGAGGACGTCATCGACCACGCGGCGCTCCTCCGCCGCCACGGCGTGCAGGTGACCGCCCAGCGCCTGGCGGTCCTGCGGGCGGCATCGTCCGGGCCCCACAGCACGACCGACGACATCTACCGGGCGGTACGGGCGGAGATCGGCGCCATCTCGCGTCAGGCGGTGTACGACGCCCTGGCGACGCTGACGGACAAGGGCCTGCTCCGGCGCATCCAGCCCGCCGGGTCGCCCACGCGCTACGAGGACCGGGTCGGCGACAACCACCACCACCTCATCTGCCGGGCGTGCAACCGGATGGTCGACGTCGACTGCGCGGTGGGCGACACCCCGTGCCTGACGGCCGCCGACGGCTCGGGCTACGACATCGACGAGGCGGAGGTCATCTACTGGGGCCGGTGCCCCGAGTGTGCCGGGGCGAGTCCCGGAACCAGTCATTCGAACGAACGAGAGGAGAGCGACCGACGTGCCTGA
- a CDS encoding excinuclease ABC subunit UvrA, with amino-acid sequence MKPDEQSAAGHMADRHDLIRVHGARVNNLRDVSIEIPKRRLTVFTGVSGSGKSSLVFGTIAAESQRLINETYSAFVQGFMPALARPDVDVLEGLTTAIIVDQERMGANARSTVGTATDANAVLRILFSRLGKPPIGPPTAYSFNVPTRRASGAMTVDKGAGERIVVRDVVYHGGMCPRCEGMGSVTDFDLSEMYDDRRSLNEGALRIPGYSMDGWYGRILRGCGFFDPDKPIRRFSKKELRDLLHREPTRIKVDGINLTYAGLIPTIQKSFLSKDVDALQPHIRAFVERVVTFTACPDCGGTRLNEAARSSRIGGINIAEACAMQISDLAEWVGGLREPSVAPLLAALEHSLDSFVEIGLGYLSLDRPSGTLSGGEAQRTKMIRHLGSSLTDVTYVFDEPTTGMHPHDVQRMNGLLLRLRDKGNTVLVVEHEPDTIAIADHVVDLGPGAGTAGGTVCFEGTVDGLRASDTVTGRHLDDRARLKETVRTPSGALEVRGATTHNLREVDVDIPLGVLVVVTGVAGSGKSSLIHGSVSGRDGVVSIDQSAIRGSRRSNPATYTGLLDPIRKAFARANGVKPALFSANSEGACPACNGAGVVYTDLAMMAGIATTCEECEGKRFQASVLGYRLGGRDISEVLAMSVAEAGELFGSGEARTPAASAILQRLGDVGLGYLTIGQPLTTLSGGERQRLKLATSMAEKGGVYVLDEPTTGLHLADVEQLLGLLDRLVDAGKSVVVIEHHQAVMAHADWIIDLGPGAGHDGGRVVFEGTPADLVASRSTLTGEHLAAYVGA; translated from the coding sequence GTGAAGCCGGACGAGCAGTCGGCGGCGGGGCACATGGCCGACCGCCACGACCTGATCCGCGTTCACGGCGCCCGGGTGAACAACCTCAGGGACGTCAGCATCGAGATCCCGAAGCGACGGCTGACCGTCTTCACCGGCGTCTCCGGCTCCGGCAAGAGCTCGCTGGTGTTCGGCACCATCGCCGCCGAGTCGCAGCGGCTGATCAACGAGACCTACAGCGCCTTCGTGCAGGGCTTCATGCCGGCGCTGGCGCGGCCCGACGTCGACGTGCTGGAGGGGCTGACGACGGCGATCATCGTCGACCAGGAGCGCATGGGCGCCAACGCCCGCTCCACCGTCGGCACGGCCACCGACGCCAACGCCGTGCTGCGGATCCTCTTCAGCCGCCTGGGAAAGCCGCCCATCGGGCCACCGACCGCCTACTCGTTCAACGTCCCGACCCGGAGGGCGAGCGGGGCGATGACGGTCGACAAGGGCGCGGGCGAGAGGATCGTGGTGCGAGACGTCGTCTACCACGGCGGCATGTGCCCCCGGTGCGAGGGGATGGGGTCGGTCACCGACTTCGACCTGTCGGAGATGTACGACGACCGCCGGTCGCTCAACGAGGGTGCGCTCAGGATCCCGGGCTACAGCATGGACGGCTGGTACGGCCGCATCCTCCGGGGCTGCGGCTTCTTCGACCCCGACAAGCCGATCCGCAGGTTCTCGAAGAAGGAGCTGCGCGACCTGCTGCACAGGGAGCCGACCAGGATCAAGGTCGACGGCATCAACCTGACCTACGCCGGTCTCATCCCGACGATCCAGAAGTCGTTCCTGTCCAAGGACGTCGATGCGCTCCAGCCGCACATCCGCGCCTTCGTGGAGCGGGTGGTGACGTTCACCGCCTGCCCCGACTGCGGTGGCACCCGGCTCAACGAGGCGGCTCGGTCGTCGAGGATCGGGGGGATCAACATCGCCGAAGCCTGCGCGATGCAGATCAGCGACCTGGCCGAGTGGGTGGGCGGCCTGCGGGAGCCGTCGGTGGCGCCGCTGCTCGCCGCGTTGGAGCACAGCCTCGATTCCTTCGTGGAGATCGGGCTGGGTTACCTCTCGCTCGACCGGCCGTCGGGGACGCTCTCGGGCGGCGAGGCACAGCGGACCAAGATGATCCGCCACCTCGGCTCCTCGCTCACCGACGTCACCTACGTCTTCGACGAGCCCACCACGGGCATGCACCCCCACGACGTCCAGCGGATGAACGGCCTGCTGCTGCGCCTGCGTGACAAGGGCAACACCGTGCTCGTCGTGGAGCACGAGCCGGACACGATCGCCATCGCCGACCACGTCGTCGACCTCGGCCCCGGCGCCGGCACGGCGGGCGGCACCGTCTGCTTCGAGGGCACCGTCGACGGGCTGCGGGCCAGCGACACCGTCACCGGCCGCCATCTCGACGATCGGGCCCGTCTCAAGGAGACGGTACGGACGCCCTCCGGCGCGCTGGAGGTCCGCGGCGCGACGACCCACAACCTGCGGGAGGTCGACGTCGACATCCCCCTCGGGGTGCTCGTGGTGGTCACGGGGGTGGCCGGCTCGGGCAAGAGCTCGCTCATCCACGGCTCGGTCTCCGGGCGCGACGGCGTCGTGTCGATCGACCAGTCCGCCATCCGCGGCTCGCGCAGGAGCAACCCGGCGACCTACACCGGGCTGCTCGACCCCATCCGGAAGGCGTTCGCCAGGGCGAACGGGGTGAAGCCGGCGCTGTTCAGCGCCAACTCCGAGGGGGCCTGCCCCGCGTGCAACGGTGCGGGCGTCGTCTACACCGATCTGGCGATGATGGCCGGAATCGCCACCACGTGCGAGGAGTGCGAGGGGAAGCGGTTCCAGGCGTCCGTGCTGGGCTACCGCCTCGGCGGCCGCGACATCAGCGAGGTCCTCGCCATGTCGGTGGCCGAGGCCGGTGAGCTCTTCGGCAGCGGCGAGGCGCGCACGCCGGCCGCGTCCGCCATCCTCCAGCGGCTCGGCGACGTCGGGCTCGGCTACCTCACCATCGGCCAGCCGCTCACGACGCTGTCGGGCGGCGAGCGGCAGCGGCTCAAGCTGGCCACCTCCATGGCGGAGAAGGGCGGCGTGTACGTGCTCGACGAGCCCACGACCGGCCTCCACCTGGCCGACGTGGAGCAGCTGCTCGGCCTGCTCGACCGGCTGGTGGACGCCGGCAAGTCGGTCGTGGTCATAGAGCACCACCAGGCGGTCATGGCGCACGCCGACTGGATCATCGACCTCGGCCCAGGCGCCGGCCACGACGGTGGCCGGGTCGTCTTCGAGGGAACACCGGCCGACCTGGTCGCGTCCCGGTCGACGCTCACCGGCGAGCACCTGGCGGCGTACGTGGGCGCCTGA
- the ggt gene encoding gamma-glutamyltransferase yields the protein MTASCVVVGLGAAPPAGARAGQQPVAEGSGAAAATVQLEASEAAMEVMRAGGNAVDGAVAAAAVLGVTEPFSAGIGGGGFFVIHRAADRSVTTIDHRETAPAAMHPMSFFEGGAPLPFGEARWSGLSAGVPGTVQGWADALARYGTGSLRDALRPAIRVARQGFVVDQVFFDQVAANADFFDDITSTAALFLEPDGTPPDVGSVFRNPDLARAYERIARLGPKGFYRGAIADAMVTAVRQPPLAPGADHRWRPGVMTMRDLKAYVAPERPPTRVGYRGLDVYGMGPPSSGGSTVGEALNILEGFDLGGTTLERALHLYLEASRLSFADRNAWVGDPGYFRVPLRGLLSDGFAAERRALVGETSATSPVPPGDPRPYDGGVPAEGTAAATSERSGSTTHLTVSDRAGNVVSYTYTIESVGGNGVVVPGWGFLLNNELTDFNFDSTTHPNRVEGGKRPRSSMAPTIVLRDGAPLLAVGSPGGSMIITTVLQILVGHLDLGLTLPAALEAPRLSQRNTAATVVEPAFLATPEAAALRARGHTFNTTAEIGAATGIAFLPGGRVQAVAEARRRGGGSALVESP from the coding sequence GTGACGGCCAGCTGCGTCGTGGTGGGGCTCGGCGCGGCGCCGCCGGCCGGCGCCCGGGCCGGCCAGCAGCCGGTGGCCGAGGGGTCGGGCGCTGCGGCGGCCACGGTGCAGCTGGAGGCGTCGGAGGCCGCCATGGAGGTGATGCGGGCGGGCGGGAACGCGGTCGACGGGGCGGTGGCGGCAGCCGCGGTGCTCGGCGTGACCGAGCCCTTCTCCGCCGGGATCGGCGGCGGCGGGTTCTTCGTGATCCACCGGGCGGCCGACCGGTCCGTCACCACCATCGACCACCGCGAGACGGCCCCGGCGGCCATGCACCCGATGTCGTTCTTCGAGGGCGGCGCCCCGCTGCCCTTCGGGGAGGCCCGGTGGAGCGGCCTGTCGGCGGGCGTCCCGGGCACGGTCCAGGGATGGGCCGACGCCCTGGCCCGTTACGGCACCGGATCCCTGCGCGACGCCCTCCGGCCCGCCATCAGGGTCGCCCGCCAGGGATTCGTGGTCGACCAGGTCTTCTTCGACCAGGTGGCGGCCAACGCCGACTTCTTCGACGACATCACCTCCACGGCCGCGCTGTTCCTCGAGCCCGACGGCACGCCCCCCGACGTGGGCAGCGTCTTCCGCAACCCCGACCTGGCCCGGGCCTACGAGCGCATCGCCCGCCTCGGGCCCAAGGGCTTCTACCGGGGCGCCATCGCCGACGCCATGGTGACGGCCGTCCGGCAGCCGCCGCTGGCCCCGGGGGCCGACCACCGCTGGCGCCCGGGCGTGATGACCATGCGCGACCTGAAGGCGTACGTGGCCCCCGAGCGGCCGCCCACCCGGGTCGGCTACCGGGGCCTGGACGTGTACGGCATGGGCCCGCCGTCGAGCGGCGGGTCCACCGTGGGCGAGGCCCTCAACATCCTCGAGGGGTTCGACCTGGGCGGCACCACCCTGGAGCGGGCCCTCCACCTGTACCTCGAGGCCTCCCGGCTGTCGTTCGCCGACCGCAACGCCTGGGTGGGCGACCCCGGCTACTTCCGCGTCCCCCTACGGGGCCTGCTCTCCGACGGGTTCGCGGCCGAGCGCCGGGCCCTCGTGGGCGAGACGTCGGCCACCAGCCCGGTGCCGCCCGGCGACCCCCGCCCCTACGACGGCGGCGTCCCGGCCGAGGGCACGGCGGCTGCCACGTCCGAGCGGTCCGGGTCCACCACCCACCTCACGGTCTCGGACCGGGCGGGCAACGTGGTGTCGTACACGTACACGATCGAATCGGTGGGCGGGAACGGCGTGGTGGTCCCCGGCTGGGGGTTCCTGCTCAACAACGAGCTCACCGACTTCAACTTCGACTCCACCACCCACCCCAACCGGGTGGAGGGGGGCAAGCGGCCCCGCAGCTCCATGGCGCCCACCATCGTCCTGCGCGACGGCGCCCCGCTCCTGGCCGTGGGGTCGCCGGGCGGGTCCATGATCATCACCACCGTCCTGCAGATCCTGGTCGGCCACCTGGACCTGGGGCTGACTCTTCCCGCCGCCCTGGAGGCACCGCGGCTGTCGCAGCGCAACACGGCGGCCACCGTGGTCGAGCCCGCCTTCCTGGCCACGCCCGAAGCAGCCGCCCTCCGGGCCCGCGGCCACACCTTCAACACCACGGCCGAGATCGGGGCGGCCACCGGGATCGCCTTCCTGCCCGGGGGCCGGGTGCAGGCCGTGGCCGAGGCGCGCCGGCGGGGCGGCGGCAGCGCCCTGGTCGAGAGCCCGTAA
- a CDS encoding glycine/sarcosine/betaine reductase component B subunit, with product MAGTAQARDDGGLELRGHRVREVGFGRSTRFEGGTLTVSEAAARTAMADPALADVRLSWASPGDSTRIVKVLDAVEPRSKGPGGGGIFPGFVGPPLPRGRGSTTVLRGAAVVTAGFLPRAQEALVDMSGPAADLSPLGSTHNLVVEFTPADVAWEEVYDALRRGSLALAAHLAEAALDADPDDVERLPALPRREDSPDLPRVAAVTNLQTQGRFKEVFVYGQSFLPTGLPTLIDPNDLDDGAVVSAQLGHPSLKNPTWVFQNHPVVAALRARHGVDLLCAGVVLSPEPVDSTSKELVSAAAARLCRVAGFDAVIVTKEGGGNADADMALKMDALEEAGIPTVALYAEMSGPDGTGPAIVVPPTKATAMVSTGNYDQRLQLPGMETALGDDTLDIAGQPATAEVEVPTAVVYCSLSPLGWGHLTCRESL from the coding sequence ATGGCCGGTACCGCGCAGGCACGCGACGACGGTGGCCTCGAGCTCCGCGGCCACCGGGTCCGGGAGGTCGGGTTCGGCCGGAGCACCCGCTTCGAGGGCGGCACCCTGACCGTCTCGGAGGCCGCCGCCCGCACCGCGATGGCCGACCCGGCGCTGGCCGACGTCCGCCTCTCCTGGGCGTCGCCCGGCGACTCCACCCGCATCGTCAAGGTGCTGGACGCCGTCGAGCCACGCTCGAAAGGACCGGGCGGGGGCGGGATCTTCCCCGGCTTCGTCGGCCCCCCGCTGCCCCGGGGCCGGGGCTCCACCACCGTCCTCCGGGGGGCCGCAGTCGTCACGGCCGGCTTCCTGCCCCGGGCGCAGGAGGCCTTGGTGGACATGTCGGGCCCGGCCGCCGACCTGTCGCCCCTCGGTTCGACCCACAACCTGGTGGTCGAGTTCACCCCCGCCGACGTGGCGTGGGAGGAGGTGTACGACGCGCTGCGCCGAGGGTCGCTCGCCCTGGCCGCCCACCTGGCCGAGGCGGCGCTGGACGCCGACCCCGACGACGTCGAGCGCCTGCCCGCGTTGCCGAGGCGGGAGGACTCCCCCGACCTGCCCCGGGTCGCCGCCGTCACCAACCTCCAGACCCAGGGGAGGTTCAAGGAGGTCTTCGTCTACGGGCAGAGCTTCCTGCCCACGGGCCTGCCCACCCTGATCGACCCCAACGACCTCGACGACGGCGCCGTGGTCAGCGCCCAGCTGGGCCACCCGAGCCTCAAGAACCCCACCTGGGTGTTCCAGAACCACCCCGTCGTGGCCGCCCTGCGGGCCCGCCACGGCGTCGACCTCCTGTGCGCCGGCGTCGTCCTGTCACCCGAGCCCGTCGACTCCACCAGCAAGGAGCTGGTCAGCGCGGCGGCGGCGCGCCTGTGCCGGGTCGCCGGCTTCGACGCGGTGATCGTCACCAAGGAGGGCGGCGGCAACGCCGACGCCGACATGGCGCTCAAGATGGACGCCCTGGAGGAGGCCGGCATCCCCACCGTCGCCCTGTACGCCGAGATGTCGGGCCCCGACGGCACCGGCCCCGCCATCGTGGTGCCGCCCACCAAGGCGACCGCCATGGTGAGCACCGGGAACTACGACCAGCGCCTCCAGCTGCCCGGGATGGAGACGGCCCTCGGCGACGACACCCTCGACATCGCCGGCCAGCCGGCCACCGCCGAGGTGGAGGTGCCCACCGCCGTGGTGTACTGCTCGCTCAGCCCCCTCGGCTGGGGGCACCTCACCTGCCGGGAGTCCCTGTGA